In a single window of the Natronosalvus caseinilyticus genome:
- a CDS encoding tyrosine-type recombinase/integrase, with the protein MSDLEPIEPAEALDMWLDRLESTRSDETITSYGYRLKPFIEWCESEEIDNLNVLTSRDVFRYDSMRRGEGLAVTTLNTQLGTLKRWLRFCARIDAVKDDLPAKVEVPSVELADRVNSELLSAERANAIRGNLERYERASRRQAMFELMWHTGCRLGGLRALDLADCYFESDDLERLRHQDDIDQEALENVELPFVYFRHRPTTPLKNKREGERPVALTQEVAGRVREYIDVRRVDRVDPNNRRPLFTTEKGDRARVSKSSIRREIYIMTQPCRWDGCPHGRDVRTCEALDHGLEARCPSSRSPHPIRTGAITHMRDEGWPPEVVAERVNATPEVIRAHYDHPDPIRRMQSRREFLKEDSE; encoded by the coding sequence ATGAGCGACCTCGAGCCGATCGAACCCGCGGAAGCGCTCGACATGTGGCTCGACCGCCTCGAATCGACGCGTTCCGACGAAACCATCACGAGCTATGGGTATCGATTGAAACCGTTCATCGAGTGGTGTGAGAGCGAGGAAATCGACAACCTCAACGTCCTCACGAGTCGCGACGTCTTTCGGTACGATTCGATGCGGCGCGGTGAGGGACTGGCTGTTACGACGTTGAATACGCAACTTGGTACGCTCAAGCGGTGGCTTCGCTTTTGCGCTCGGATCGATGCGGTGAAGGACGACCTTCCGGCGAAGGTCGAAGTTCCATCCGTCGAGCTGGCCGATCGAGTCAACTCTGAGTTGCTATCGGCCGAGCGAGCCAATGCCATTCGAGGGAATCTCGAGCGGTACGAGCGGGCGTCTAGACGGCAGGCGATGTTCGAACTTATGTGGCACACGGGGTGTCGACTCGGTGGGCTCCGAGCGCTCGACCTGGCCGATTGCTATTTCGAGTCCGACGACCTCGAGCGCCTTCGCCACCAGGACGACATCGATCAGGAGGCGCTCGAGAACGTCGAGCTTCCGTTCGTGTACTTCCGTCATCGACCGACGACACCACTAAAGAACAAGCGGGAGGGTGAGCGTCCGGTTGCGCTCACTCAAGAAGTGGCCGGCCGGGTTCGGGAATACATCGACGTCCGCCGCGTCGATCGCGTCGATCCGAACAACCGCCGACCACTATTCACAACCGAGAAGGGAGATCGAGCCCGCGTTTCGAAATCGAGCATCCGCCGAGAGATCTACATCATGACCCAGCCGTGTCGCTGGGACGGTTGTCCTCACGGTCGCGACGTTCGAACCTGCGAGGCACTCGATCATGGCCTCGAGGCCCGGTGTCCCTCGAGCCGGTCACCGCACCCGATCCGAACGGGAGCGATCACGCACATGCGTGATGAAGGCTGGCCGCCGGAAGTCGTCGCCGAGCGAGTGAACGCTACCCCTGAGGTGATCAGGGCGCACTACGACCATCCAGACCCAATTCGGCGAATGCAATCACGCCGAGAGTTCCTCAAGGAGGATTCAGAATGA
- a CDS encoding DUF7389 domain-containing protein, with protein MSDEDALEITVELTRGTSTDDRDKIRAKVSAGNVDELEHKVEQVRERLEQWAEDLREVQPSRETVRDHASLDEDQTTLEEGSA; from the coding sequence ATGAGTGACGAAGACGCACTCGAGATCACCGTCGAGCTCACCCGCGGCACCAGCACCGACGATCGGGATAAAATTCGAGCGAAGGTTTCAGCCGGGAACGTCGACGAACTCGAGCACAAAGTCGAGCAGGTTCGGGAACGCCTCGAGCAATGGGCCGAGGACCTTCGCGAGGTACAACCCAGCCGAGAGACGGTTCGGGATCACGCCTCGCTCGACGAGGACCAGACGACCCTTGAGGAGGGGTCGGCGTGA
- a CDS encoding winged-helix domain-containing protein produces the protein MSLKDGLILEFFAEHDLELPAKPLYKNLNRHGHQIGYSTVRQRLNELEGHGLLERADDGGYYEISDRGRAWVAGDLEADDLE, from the coding sequence ATGAGTCTGAAAGACGGCCTGATCCTCGAGTTCTTCGCGGAACACGATCTCGAGCTTCCGGCGAAGCCGTTGTACAAGAACCTCAACCGCCACGGGCACCAGATCGGCTACTCGACGGTTCGCCAGCGACTCAACGAGCTGGAGGGCCATGGACTGCTCGAGCGAGCGGACGACGGCGGATACTACGAAATTTCGGACCGCGGGCGGGCGTGGGTCGCGGGCGATCTCGAGGCCGACGACCTCGAGTAG
- a CDS encoding type IV pilin N-terminal domain-containing protein has protein sequence MDLKKYRSKLIGNESERAVSPVIGVILMVAITVILAAVIAAFVLDMGTGLEKSAQGTVDIEDDGTKQVTVKATSLANADGITIIDSSGDTVTDALTPIDSIDGNGLPFDQTGQSTTIKGTSGGGTTDTVEYDVVAYNGEHDSRSGTTIIATIEVEYD, from the coding sequence ATGGACCTGAAGAAATACAGAAGCAAGCTGATCGGAAACGAATCGGAACGGGCCGTCTCTCCCGTCATCGGAGTAATACTCATGGTCGCCATTACGGTCATTCTCGCGGCTGTGATCGCGGCGTTCGTACTTGATATGGGCACTGGTCTCGAGAAAAGTGCACAAGGTACTGTAGATATTGAAGATGATGGGACGAAACAAGTCACCGTAAAAGCTACTTCCTTGGCAAACGCGGATGGTATTACTATTATTGACAGTAGTGGCGATACGGTCACCGATGCATTAACCCCGATTGACTCGATCGATGGAAACGGTTTGCCATTCGATCAGACTGGACAGTCTACAACTATCAAGGGGACATCCGGTGGCGGCACCACTGATACTGTTGAATATGATGTCGTCGCATACAATGGTGAACATGACAGTCGGAGCGGTACGACTATTATCGCAACTATTGAAGTCGAGTACGACTAA
- a CDS encoding tyrosine-type recombinase/integrase, whose protein sequence is MNLQQHRNRDDMKVWLSQAEVAQLLEAATDTQQRLAYSLGARCGLRSHEILDVSPEDVVDTDAGTVLRVWHGKGDKFRETPVPRDLATTIRTVADVRDDSSEKPLLEISTTRSLRRWLSGTARELHQVTGDDGWLYLGMHDLRRTWATALAAADVDPLLVIDWGGWNDLETFLEHYRGTYSPEAQQRERQKVEWL, encoded by the coding sequence ATGAATCTCCAGCAACATCGCAACCGCGACGACATGAAAGTCTGGCTCAGCCAGGCCGAAGTTGCACAGCTCCTCGAGGCCGCCACCGACACCCAGCAGCGACTCGCCTATTCTCTGGGCGCGCGCTGTGGGCTCCGATCGCACGAAATTCTCGACGTCTCGCCCGAGGACGTCGTCGACACCGACGCCGGAACAGTACTCCGGGTCTGGCACGGGAAAGGCGACAAGTTCCGTGAGACGCCCGTTCCCCGTGATCTCGCGACCACCATCCGAACCGTGGCCGACGTTCGCGACGACTCGAGCGAGAAACCGCTACTCGAGATCTCGACGACGCGCTCGCTTCGCCGCTGGCTCAGCGGGACCGCTCGCGAACTCCACCAGGTGACAGGCGACGACGGCTGGTTGTATCTCGGGATGCATGATCTCCGGCGGACGTGGGCGACCGCGCTCGCCGCGGCCGACGTCGATCCGCTCCTGGTGATCGACTGGGGCGGGTGGAACGATCTCGAGACGTTCCTCGAGCACTATCGCGGGACCTACTCGCCGGAGGCTCAGCAGCGAGAGCGCCAGAAAGTCGAGTGGCTATAG
- a CDS encoding PQQ-binding-like beta-propeller repeat protein, which translates to MSSAQSPSSGDPPTYHHGITLTRRRALQAIGAAAVAGAASSGSVAADNGLVDGLKEAIGGVIDKTHWTMAVFAMPVFVGLVGGTWYRNSMNEDPTSDRVQLHQLVTNEAAWMNNHSVNFGNYLQDTRPIASLEARHGMASEWELGNGSSKGYDTALSRIRQYYCVPEFNHLHVSNKALLQLSYIAGAGQDTDPAYNIQTIGERVSDGSNVIVRISDAREQTKPVLHEGTVVDENALDNVDNLDGDDGRFITPVFDFLDAGDETLIGSKALGADELDAWDSTAQLSGRSNPGATTFVLEDGTEVLTDLRFTTQSVTDDGGDLDSTDSLLAFDGPEFFEILEEIRTLSDDVVAWYDQSFVEDIYGELDAGNITPEQVRSPEGMARFLSRTDDPTDERFQISWMQQFGFERPDLRIVRGMSVNWSGATETWVDPDPDLDDRHVYPDGYADAEQYNGIVFGSDVPVGGFQSGETYTVGPPTYGVGAGGTISSVDPFTGDLLASIGAYSADFSDSAISPDGRTLFVCGSFGVYAIDTSDGSELWHFDGNTESVDFVDVSPDGTTIIGGGWDNLTYGIAASDGTEQWTYSHGDGVTAGVFSHDSQTAYAASTNGDGVHAIDASDGSGVWSTPVTGQIQGIAISPDGEHLYFSESGDLREIDTADGSLGWTTTTGHSAPVATLPNGTVVAGDNDTAGDVRFFNPSDGSEKYAYEGGHTDGLNSLAVPPGGRFVYSADRAGELHAVDASDGSAMWVYSGSTTAYEGVSIMDPPAASGMAARSLIFDESTDDSSGQGQVDLWNGVLEIVKMWDAEGAEITHVDEQTIADIEALEGTPDSIETIVEEMDEFDSVDDIRYTRDVLAIIEHYGVDATVGNDDDSDVRTTEPDYTDQDYDAVTSAEFAEAMAELEELIAQLESENEEANSSTEDDEPLFGGLFGSFDGGGSTILGFGLIAAVVLAVVGIVTDLIPGLGN; encoded by the coding sequence ATGTCTTCAGCCCAAAGCCCATCGTCGGGAGATCCTCCGACGTACCATCACGGGATCACGCTCACCCGGCGCCGGGCGCTCCAGGCGATCGGCGCAGCGGCGGTCGCCGGGGCGGCATCAAGCGGATCGGTCGCTGCTGACAACGGCCTCGTCGATGGCCTCAAGGAAGCGATCGGCGGTGTTATCGACAAGACCCATTGGACGATGGCAGTGTTCGCGATGCCGGTGTTCGTCGGCCTCGTCGGTGGCACCTGGTATCGTAACTCGATGAACGAAGACCCAACGTCCGACCGGGTGCAGCTGCACCAACTCGTCACGAACGAGGCGGCCTGGATGAACAACCACTCGGTCAACTTCGGGAACTACCTGCAAGACACTCGCCCGATCGCCTCGCTCGAGGCGCGGCACGGCATGGCGTCTGAATGGGAACTCGGAAACGGCTCGAGCAAGGGTTACGACACCGCGCTCTCGCGTATCCGACAATACTACTGCGTCCCTGAGTTCAACCACTTGCACGTCTCTAATAAGGCGCTGCTGCAATTGTCGTATATCGCTGGCGCTGGTCAGGACACGGACCCTGCGTACAACATTCAGACGATCGGCGAGCGCGTGTCGGACGGCTCGAACGTGATCGTTCGTATTTCGGATGCTCGAGAGCAGACGAAACCGGTGCTGCATGAGGGAACGGTCGTCGATGAAAACGCGCTCGATAACGTCGACAACCTTGACGGTGACGATGGGCGATTCATCACGCCCGTTTTCGACTTCCTCGATGCTGGCGACGAGACGCTGATCGGCTCGAAGGCGCTCGGTGCTGACGAACTCGACGCCTGGGATTCGACCGCCCAACTGTCTGGACGGTCGAACCCTGGTGCGACGACGTTCGTGCTTGAGGATGGAACGGAGGTGCTGACGGACCTCCGGTTCACCACGCAGAGCGTGACTGATGACGGTGGCGACCTCGACTCGACCGACTCCCTGCTCGCGTTCGATGGACCGGAGTTCTTCGAAATACTCGAAGAAATTCGCACGCTCTCGGACGACGTAGTGGCGTGGTACGACCAGTCGTTCGTCGAAGACATTTACGGCGAACTGGACGCCGGTAACATCACGCCCGAGCAAGTGCGTAGCCCGGAGGGAATGGCGCGGTTCCTCTCGAGAACTGACGACCCGACCGACGAACGCTTCCAAATTAGCTGGATGCAGCAATTCGGGTTCGAACGCCCGGACCTCCGGATCGTGCGCGGTATGTCGGTCAACTGGAGCGGCGCTACGGAAACGTGGGTCGATCCCGACCCGGACCTCGACGATCGCCACGTCTACCCAGACGGCTACGCCGACGCCGAGCAGTACAACGGAATCGTATTCGGAAGCGATGTTCCTGTGGGTGGCTTCCAATCGGGCGAAACCTACACTGTCGGCCCCCCAACTTACGGTGTTGGTGCTGGCGGTACCATTTCTTCAGTCGATCCCTTTACGGGGGACCTGCTGGCTTCGATCGGGGCGTATTCCGCCGATTTCTCCGATTCGGCGATCTCTCCCGACGGACGAACACTGTTCGTTTGTGGGTCCTTTGGCGTCTACGCGATCGACACCTCAGATGGTTCGGAGCTATGGCATTTCGACGGAAACACGGAATCTGTCGATTTCGTTGATGTGTCGCCGGATGGTACCACCATCATCGGTGGCGGGTGGGACAACCTGACGTATGGAATCGCCGCTTCTGACGGTACTGAGCAGTGGACATATTCGCATGGTGATGGGGTTACTGCGGGGGTCTTTTCTCACGACTCTCAGACCGCTTACGCCGCATCGACGAATGGCGATGGTGTCCACGCGATTGACGCCTCGGACGGCTCTGGCGTGTGGAGCACCCCGGTAACTGGACAGATTCAAGGCATAGCGATCTCTCCTGACGGAGAGCATCTGTATTTCTCGGAGTCTGGCGACCTGCGAGAGATAGACACTGCTGACGGCTCCCTCGGTTGGACTACCACGACGGGGCACTCTGCCCCAGTCGCGACACTTCCTAATGGGACAGTCGTCGCCGGTGATAACGACACCGCCGGGGATGTGCGATTTTTCAACCCGTCAGATGGGTCTGAAAAGTACGCATACGAAGGGGGTCACACGGATGGACTCAACTCGTTGGCGGTGCCTCCTGGTGGAAGATTTGTCTATTCCGCTGACCGGGCTGGTGAACTCCATGCAGTCGATGCGTCTGATGGCTCTGCAATGTGGGTTTATTCAGGGAGTACCACTGCTTACGAGGGTGTTTCTATCATGGACCCTCCGGCGGCCTCTGGAATGGCGGCTCGCTCGCTCATATTCGACGAGTCCACGGACGACTCGAGCGGTCAAGGTCAAGTCGACCTCTGGAATGGCGTGCTCGAGATCGTCAAGATGTGGGACGCCGAAGGCGCCGAAATCACGCACGTTGACGAGCAGACGATTGCCGACATTGAAGCACTGGAAGGAACGCCCGACTCTATCGAGACGATCGTCGAGGAGATGGATGAGTTCGATAGTGTCGATGATATTCGCTACACGCGCGACGTGCTGGCGATTATCGAGCACTACGGAGTCGATGCCACGGTCGGCAACGATGACGATTCTGACGTACGGACCACGGAACCAGACTACACTGACCAGGACTACGACGCGGTAACGTCGGCGGAGTTCGCCGAGGCAATGGCCGAACTCGAGGAGTTGATCGCACAACTCGAGAGTGAGAACGAGGAGGCGAACTCGAGCACGGAAGACGACGAGCCACTGTTCGGCGGACTGTTCGGAAGTTTCGATGGCGGCGGCAGCACCATTCTGGGATTCGGGCTCATCGCGGCGGTAGTCCTAGCGGTCGTCGGAATCGTGACCGACCTCATCCCTGGATTGGGTAACTAA
- a CDS encoding DNA-binding protein, whose translation MSSQPATTPHESHGRWKWDDWGRGPYDALSSVMLGPPFEGHLKLDVDVDGEPWHLEVTYSKSGFKPRPRDNINASRLYEWDIKGRGPGEAKASFNISPRFPNMRHWETGDPVGLPWENQFGEVDGVDVEYEPSNVEPERALELLPEFYAAIFEEAGESVYPEYFRKPPHPEYSREWAHERYVRMRREWAEKLASAGVLQKITHHLTDMEGVIAELKINNKEVVNHQNRLVLDPAAVSELLPGHTYGRKFEIYQLKDPDAVSKDHPSYHPKVEVLVNKKMNDREAWAWADRREVVEEIDETLMNFINWDNIPLAPDASAVYVEDDHFEAVARDDPVELYPDPTPRLEAKSEHLLLTTLRDLGKTPRDVAEKVSTDGGVTVDDLADELGKHPSTIYRAIEELGELLDLENGQVSYRARKYREEIRALVESAEYGIESYADRIQHIMGLADHVAECSPFQKWLAEHGAELEFDQEGEPKRLRIDTILSTLKASSFESAQEVAREAIEKWRHSGNDPALFSRVPMLWRTPGGDTESRPVGRLAPDW comes from the coding sequence GTGAGCTCACAGCCGGCCACCACGCCCCACGAGAGCCACGGCCGGTGGAAGTGGGACGACTGGGGCCGCGGACCCTACGACGCGCTCTCGAGCGTCATGCTCGGTCCACCCTTCGAGGGACACCTGAAACTGGACGTCGACGTCGACGGCGAACCCTGGCACCTGGAGGTCACCTACTCGAAGTCAGGCTTCAAACCGCGGCCTCGAGACAATATCAACGCCTCGAGGCTCTACGAGTGGGATATCAAAGGCCGTGGACCCGGTGAAGCGAAAGCGTCGTTCAATATCTCGCCCCGGTTCCCGAACATGCGCCACTGGGAAACCGGTGATCCGGTCGGCCTCCCCTGGGAGAACCAGTTCGGCGAGGTCGACGGCGTCGACGTCGAGTACGAACCCTCGAACGTCGAACCCGAGCGAGCCCTCGAGTTGCTACCGGAGTTCTACGCGGCGATCTTCGAGGAAGCCGGCGAGTCGGTGTATCCCGAGTACTTCCGGAAGCCGCCACATCCCGAGTACAGTCGCGAGTGGGCGCACGAACGCTACGTTCGGATGCGCCGCGAATGGGCCGAAAAACTGGCCTCGGCAGGCGTCTTGCAGAAGATAACCCATCACCTAACCGATATGGAGGGCGTGATCGCCGAGTTGAAGATCAACAACAAAGAGGTCGTCAATCATCAGAATCGGCTGGTTCTCGACCCCGCAGCGGTGAGCGAACTACTCCCCGGCCACACCTACGGACGGAAGTTTGAGATCTACCAGCTGAAAGATCCGGACGCGGTATCGAAGGACCACCCGTCCTACCACCCGAAGGTCGAGGTCTTGGTGAACAAGAAGATGAATGACCGCGAGGCATGGGCGTGGGCCGATCGGCGAGAGGTCGTCGAGGAGATCGACGAGACGTTGATGAACTTCATCAACTGGGACAACATCCCGCTCGCCCCCGACGCGAGCGCTGTGTACGTCGAAGACGATCACTTCGAGGCCGTCGCTCGAGACGATCCGGTCGAACTCTACCCGGACCCGACACCGCGCCTCGAGGCGAAGAGCGAGCACCTGTTACTGACGACGCTTCGTGATCTCGGGAAGACGCCGCGAGACGTCGCCGAGAAGGTCTCGACCGATGGCGGCGTGACCGTCGACGACCTGGCCGACGAGCTGGGGAAACATCCGTCGACGATCTACCGGGCGATCGAGGAACTCGGTGAACTGCTCGACCTCGAGAACGGCCAGGTCTCTTACCGAGCCCGGAAGTATCGCGAGGAGATTCGGGCGCTCGTCGAGAGCGCCGAATACGGCATCGAGAGCTACGCCGACCGCATCCAGCACATCATGGGCCTCGCGGATCACGTCGCCGAGTGCTCGCCGTTCCAGAAGTGGCTGGCCGAGCACGGCGCCGAACTCGAGTTCGACCAGGAAGGCGAACCGAAGAGACTCCGGATCGACACGATCCTGTCGACGCTGAAAGCCTCGAGCTTCGAGAGCGCCCAAGAGGTTGCCCGCGAGGCGATCGAGAAGTGGCGTCACTCAGGGAACGATCCGGCCCTCTTCTCGAGGGTGCCAATGCTGTGGCGGACACCTGGAGGGGACACGGAATCACGACCGGTTGGACGACTCGCGCCCGACTGGTAG
- a CDS encoding RNA polymerase subunit sigma-24, with protein MSSEQARLVDFGPDLSPLTEAEREAYVACRENGVGVREFARRTDRRPGTIGNLLARAEDRLEEGLA; from the coding sequence ATGTCGAGTGAGCAAGCCCGCCTGGTCGACTTCGGCCCGGATCTCTCGCCGTTAACGGAGGCCGAACGCGAGGCCTACGTCGCCTGTCGCGAAAACGGGGTCGGCGTTCGCGAGTTCGCTCGACGAACCGACCGGCGTCCGGGGACGATCGGGAACCTGCTCGCTCGAGCAGAGGATCGCCTCGAGGAGGGATTGGCGTGA
- a CDS encoding DUF7563 family protein gives MSAELFTHSADSTCNHCGAHVSEQFRRVYGDDQDRAHRCGECDSFRRLSRGTGAGVDVSIPDPEIAPGRHGGESA, from the coding sequence ATGTCTGCTGAATTATTCACACACTCAGCGGACAGCACGTGCAACCACTGCGGCGCCCACGTTAGCGAGCAGTTCCGGCGCGTCTACGGTGACGACCAGGACCGAGCCCATCGCTGCGGCGAGTGCGATTCGTTCCGTCGCCTGAGCCGCGGGACTGGTGCTGGCGTCGACGTCTCGATACCAGATCCCGAGATCGCGCCCGGTCGTCACGGAGGTGAGTCCGCGTGA
- a CDS encoding DUF5779 family protein — MSDFDLDLRTVEEHIDDELELEGSILLDVLDGSKDPEKWLEAVNAGNVLVLNVNGDVNELAAGFARDIKEAGGTLVHFRGFLIVAPPGVDVDTSRL; from the coding sequence ATGAGCGATTTCGACCTCGACCTGCGAACCGTCGAGGAACACATCGACGACGAACTCGAGCTCGAGGGGAGCATCCTGCTGGACGTCCTCGACGGCTCGAAAGACCCCGAAAAGTGGCTCGAGGCCGTCAACGCGGGCAACGTCCTGGTACTGAACGTCAACGGCGACGTCAACGAACTGGCGGCGGGCTTCGCTCGAGACATCAAGGAAGCGGGCGGCACGTTAGTCCACTTCCGGGGCTTCTTGATCGTCGCGCCCCCGGGCGTCGACGTGGACACGAGTCGCCTCTAA
- a CDS encoding VOC family protein, which yields MLTRLAWLGLEVEFLEPARRFYEEALELSVADRSAARRVDEVRGANGDGSGRTIAFDAGGTDLILRRPTGLPRGGLHTHYACSIPAAEYDDWWDVLEDEHDLQEHTFGDARSLYLYDPDGNCVELGQGDVPGPGIDGVFEVVLEVASLENAEDRYGRLGFETVDRGSDRRRVRMNGPVALELWEPQLGLADARGGVHVDLGFETDDLDAVEAALEEWVCSLERFDSRLVGRDPDGHHLTVFED from the coding sequence ATGCTGACCAGGCTGGCCTGGCTGGGGCTGGAGGTCGAATTTCTCGAGCCTGCACGTCGATTCTACGAGGAGGCCCTCGAACTGTCGGTTGCGGATCGGTCCGCCGCTCGGCGCGTGGACGAGGTGAGGGGCGCCAACGGCGACGGCAGCGGACGGACGATCGCGTTCGACGCCGGCGGCACGGACCTGATCCTCAGGCGCCCGACGGGACTCCCGCGCGGCGGGCTCCACACCCATTACGCCTGCTCGATCCCGGCCGCCGAGTACGACGACTGGTGGGACGTACTCGAGGACGAACACGACCTCCAGGAGCACACCTTCGGGGACGCTCGATCGCTCTACCTCTACGATCCCGACGGCAACTGCGTGGAACTGGGCCAGGGCGACGTTCCAGGACCGGGCATCGACGGCGTCTTCGAAGTCGTCCTCGAGGTCGCGTCGCTCGAGAACGCCGAGGACCGCTACGGGCGACTGGGGTTCGAGACCGTCGACCGCGGCTCGGATCGCCGACGCGTTCGGATGAACGGCCCCGTCGCGCTCGAACTCTGGGAACCGCAGCTAGGACTGGCCGACGCCAGAGGTGGCGTCCACGTCGACCTGGGATTCGAGACGGACGACCTTGACGCCGTCGAAGCCGCGCTCGAGGAGTGGGTTTGCTCGCTCGAGCGATTCGACTCGCGACTCGTTGGGCGCGACCCCGACGGCCACCACCTGACCGTGTTCGAGGACTGA
- a CDS encoding universal stress protein, with protein sequence MRYLAATDGRTANETLLEYLEPRLTHEDTVHVVHSLKGQEADTGVGEDESDVVLESRETLSAMADRLSGRATVETHQLVRGNDPHEDLLQFAVEHDVDELLVGIRQRSTGERVLFGSTAQKVLLNADRPVVAIPLPDE encoded by the coding sequence ATGCGATATCTCGCAGCGACCGACGGCCGGACCGCCAACGAAACACTGCTAGAGTACCTCGAGCCGCGACTGACACACGAGGACACCGTCCACGTCGTCCACTCGTTGAAGGGCCAGGAGGCGGACACTGGCGTAGGCGAAGACGAGAGCGACGTCGTCCTCGAGAGCCGGGAAACGCTGTCGGCGATGGCGGATCGACTGTCAGGTCGCGCCACCGTCGAGACGCACCAGCTCGTTCGCGGTAACGACCCGCACGAGGACCTCCTGCAGTTCGCCGTGGAGCACGACGTCGACGAGCTCCTCGTCGGAATCCGACAGCGATCGACCGGCGAGCGAGTGCTCTTCGGGAGCACCGCCCAGAAGGTGCTACTGAACGCCGATCGACCCGTGGTCGCCATCCCCCTCCCGGACGAGTGA
- a CDS encoding aldo/keto reductase has protein sequence MDLPPIGLGTMGIEDPDVIATALEVGYRHLDTAQIYGNEAVVGEGIDRSDVPRDELTVATKVWADSLAPDDVIDSTDASRERLGVETIDLLYVHRPIETYDPEATLPAFDSLRERGWIEHVGLSNFTPEELETARSILEAPIAAHQVEFHPLFRSPGLLEHARRYEYPVIAYSPLSGGRAGDLEPVADVAKKHETTPEAVSLAWVLAHDGVHAIPKASSRDHLEANLEVASIELDTEDVDAIDAVEQREELFPE, from the coding sequence ATGGACCTGCCACCGATCGGTCTCGGCACGATGGGCATCGAGGACCCGGACGTGATCGCGACCGCCCTCGAGGTCGGCTACCGTCACCTCGACACCGCCCAGATCTACGGCAACGAGGCCGTCGTCGGCGAAGGGATCGACCGGAGCGACGTCCCGCGAGACGAGCTCACCGTCGCCACCAAGGTCTGGGCCGACAGCCTCGCCCCCGACGACGTGATCGACAGCACTGACGCAAGCCGGGAGCGCCTCGGGGTGGAGACGATCGATCTCCTGTACGTCCACCGACCGATCGAGACCTACGACCCCGAGGCGACGCTCCCCGCGTTCGACAGCCTCCGAGAGCGCGGCTGGATCGAACACGTTGGCCTGAGCAACTTCACACCTGAGGAACTCGAGACCGCGCGTTCGATCCTCGAGGCGCCGATCGCCGCCCACCAGGTCGAGTTCCACCCGCTCTTTCGGTCTCCGGGCCTGCTCGAGCACGCTCGTCGCTACGAGTACCCCGTCATCGCCTACTCGCCGCTCTCGGGCGGCCGTGCGGGCGACCTCGAACCCGTCGCAGATGTCGCGAAGAAACACGAAACCACGCCGGAGGCGGTGTCGCTCGCGTGGGTCCTCGCTCACGACGGCGTCCACGCGATTCCGAAAGCCAGCAGCCGTGACCACCTCGAAGCCAACCTCGAAGTAGCCAGCATCGAGCTCGACACGGAAGACGTCGACGCGATCGACGCGGTCGAGCAGCGGGAAGAGCTATTTCCGGAGTAA
- the udk gene encoding uridine kinase produces MSIPSFVIGIAGGTGAGKTSVARDVAEAVGEAVTRIPVDNYYEDLSHLEFEERTEVNYDHPSAFEWELLREHLDTLSMGQPVEMPQYDFERHNRMDETVTVEPTDVIVVEGILALYDDVILEMLDLCVYVMTDADVRILRRIQRDVIERGRDLEGVIDQYLETVKPMHERFVAPTKKHADVIIPEGVNRMAIDLLTEKIESELSEEFEPREPLETLDHD; encoded by the coding sequence ATGAGTATCCCCTCCTTCGTCATCGGGATCGCCGGAGGAACGGGCGCCGGAAAGACGTCCGTCGCCCGCGACGTCGCCGAGGCGGTCGGCGAAGCCGTCACTCGAATCCCCGTCGACAACTACTACGAGGACCTCTCGCATCTCGAGTTCGAGGAACGGACCGAGGTCAACTACGACCACCCCTCGGCCTTCGAGTGGGAACTCTTGCGTGAGCACCTCGATACGCTCTCGATGGGGCAACCGGTCGAGATGCCCCAGTACGATTTCGAGCGTCACAACCGAATGGACGAGACGGTCACCGTCGAGCCCACGGACGTCATCGTCGTCGAGGGGATCCTCGCGCTGTACGACGACGTGATCCTCGAGATGCTCGACCTCTGCGTCTACGTCATGACTGACGCCGACGTCCGCATCCTTCGGCGGATCCAGCGGGACGTGATCGAACGCGGCCGTGACCTGGAGGGGGTCATCGACCAGTACCTCGAGACGGTCAAGCCGATGCACGAGCGATTCGTCGCGCCGACGAAGAAGCACGCGGACGTCATCATCCCCGAGGGAGTCAACCGGATGGCGATCGACCTGCTCACCGAGAAGATCGAGTCGGAACTCTCAGAAGAGTTCGAGCCGCGAGAACCACTCGAGACGTTGGATCACGACTGA